A genomic window from Flavobacterium johnsoniae includes:
- a CDS encoding phosphoribosylaminoimidazolesuccinocarboxamide synthase, whose translation MSNTITTTNFNFPNQKSVYRGKVREVYNINDELLVMVATDRLSAFDVVLPKGIPYKGQILNQIATKFMELTEDIVPNWLIATPDPNVAVGHLCEPFKVEMVIRGYLSGHAAREYAAGRKQICGVRMAEGLKENDKFPEPIITPTTKADNGSHDEDISREAILEKGIVSEEDYLVLEKYTRALFQRGTEIAASRGLILVDTKYEFGKTKDGVIVLIDEIHTPDSSRYFYADGYAERQEKGEEQKQLSKEFVRRWLIENGFQGQEGQQIPDMSDEYITSVSERYIELYENILGEKFVKADIDNIDQRIEKNVLEYLSSK comes from the coding sequence ATGAGCAATACAATCACAACTACAAATTTTAATTTCCCGAATCAGAAATCAGTTTACCGCGGAAAAGTTAGAGAAGTTTATAATATCAACGACGAACTTTTGGTAATGGTAGCGACCGATAGACTTTCGGCTTTTGATGTAGTTTTGCCAAAAGGAATTCCCTACAAAGGACAAATCTTAAATCAGATTGCAACTAAGTTTATGGAATTAACAGAAGATATTGTTCCGAACTGGTTAATCGCAACTCCTGATCCAAATGTTGCTGTTGGACATTTATGTGAGCCTTTTAAAGTAGAAATGGTAATTCGTGGTTATTTATCTGGACACGCTGCAAGAGAATATGCTGCGGGAAGAAAACAAATTTGCGGCGTTAGGATGGCTGAAGGTTTAAAAGAAAATGACAAATTTCCAGAGCCAATTATTACGCCAACTACAAAGGCAGATAATGGTTCTCATGACGAAGATATTTCTCGCGAAGCTATTTTAGAAAAAGGAATTGTTTCTGAAGAAGATTATTTAGTTTTAGAAAAATATACTCGCGCATTATTTCAAAGAGGAACTGAAATTGCAGCTTCTCGCGGATTAATTTTAGTTGATACAAAATACGAATTCGGAAAAACAAAAGACGGCGTTATTGTTTTAATTGATGAAATTCATACACCAGATTCTTCTCGTTATTTTTACGCTGACGGATATGCTGAAAGACAAGAAAAAGGAGAAGAGCAAAAACAATTATCTAAAGAATTTGTTCGCCGTTGGTTAATCGAAAATGGTTTTCAAGGTCAAGAAGGACAGCAAATTCCAGATATGTCAGACGAATATATTACGTCTGTTTCTGAAAGATATATCGAATTGTACGAGAATATTTTAGGAGAAAAATTCGTAA